The following proteins are encoded in a genomic region of Leifsonia psychrotolerans:
- the rbfA gene encoding 30S ribosome-binding factor RbfA codes for MADPARARKMADRIKVIVAKRLERGIRDPRLGFVTITDVKVTGDLQHASIFYTVYGSDEERADSAQALKAATGMMRSEVGKNITARLTPSIEFIADGIPENAKLIEDLLRTAHERDTEVGQLAETATYAGDADPYAKPREYDDEDPDDLEDDVDNLLGDEAGSETGSTA; via the coding sequence ATGGCAGATCCGGCACGCGCCAGAAAAATGGCAGACCGCATCAAGGTCATCGTGGCCAAGCGCCTCGAACGCGGCATCCGCGACCCACGTCTCGGCTTCGTGACAATCACGGATGTCAAAGTGACGGGCGACCTGCAGCACGCTTCGATCTTCTACACCGTCTATGGCTCCGATGAGGAACGTGCCGACAGCGCTCAGGCGCTGAAGGCGGCCACCGGCATGATGCGCAGTGAGGTGGGCAAGAACATCACCGCTCGCTTGACCCCGTCGATCGAATTCATTGCCGACGGAATCCCCGAGAACGCCAAACTCATCGAAGACCTGCTGCGCACCGCGCACGAACGCGACACCGAGGTGGGTCAGCTTGCTGAGACCGCCACGTACGCCGGCGACGCCGACCCGTATGCAAAGCCGCGTGAGTACGACGACGAGGACCCAGACGATCTGGAGGATGACGTCGACAATTTGCTCGGCGACGAAGCAGGCTCAGAGACGGGCTCGACCGCGTAG
- the infB gene encoding translation initiation factor IF-2: MAAKPRVHEIASELGVDSKIALAKLKEMGEFVKGPSSSVEPPVARRLRAALEADGLVGGATAPAATPAAAPSAAATPARPTPAAKPGAARPTPGRPSAPVAPEAPVEAVVEAPAADAAPVPAAPLTVAERQAQAAEKAAAAEKAAAAEKAAAAAAAEAPAGDAPATPSTGTPTPAAKPGGSIPKPPAARPGNNPFASNQGMGQRPAAPRPGNNPFASAQGMGQRPTSPVPTPSNIPRPAAPRPGAPRPGGPGQGQRPTGFGQRPGGFQRPGGAPGGAGGARPGFARPGGAPGATPGFGAPRPAGGGGGGRGRGPGGGTAGAFGRGGGKSKARKSKRTKRAEFELREAPSLGGVSVPRGDGGTVVRLRRGASITDFADKIDASPGNLVTVLFHLGEMATATESLDEATFDILGEELGYKIQMVSPEDEDRELLLGFGIDIDEELAEETDDELKARPPVVTVMGHVDHGKTRLLDAIRNSKVVEGEAGGITQHIGAYQVVAEHEGIERPITFIDTPGHEAFTAMRARGAQVTDIAILVVAADDGIMPQTIEALNHAQAANVPIVVAVNKIDKPDANPQKVRQQLTEFGLVAEEYGGDVMFVDVSARNNIGIQELLDAVLLTADAGLDMRANPDKDARGVAIEAKLDKGRGAVATVLIQSGTLRVGDAIVAGTAYGRVRAMADENGNAVKEATPSRPVQVQGLSSVPRAGDTFLVIEEDRTARQIAEKREAAERNALLARTRKRISLEDFTRALEEGKVESLNLIIKGDVSGAVEALEESLLKIEVDDSVQLRIIHRGVGAVTESDVNLATVDNAIIIGFNVRPDTKARERAAREGVDVRFYSVIYSALEDIENSLKGMLKPEYEEVQSGVAEIREVFSSSKFGNVAGVIVRSGTITRNAKARVIRDGIVVGDNLAIESLRRFKDDVTEVRTDFECGIGLGKFNDIQIGDEIETIELKEKPRV, translated from the coding sequence GTGGCTGCAAAACCACGCGTACACGAGATCGCAAGCGAGCTCGGTGTCGACAGCAAGATTGCCCTTGCAAAACTGAAAGAAATGGGCGAGTTCGTCAAGGGACCGTCCAGTAGCGTTGAACCCCCCGTCGCCCGTCGTCTGCGCGCAGCGCTCGAGGCCGACGGACTTGTCGGAGGCGCGACAGCCCCGGCGGCAACGCCCGCCGCGGCGCCGTCCGCTGCCGCAACCCCCGCACGTCCCACCCCCGCGGCGAAGCCCGGTGCAGCACGCCCGACCCCCGGTCGTCCCTCTGCTCCTGTCGCCCCCGAAGCTCCCGTCGAAGCAGTTGTCGAGGCTCCGGCCGCAGACGCCGCTCCGGTCCCGGCTGCTCCACTGACTGTCGCCGAGCGCCAGGCTCAGGCTGCCGAGAAGGCTGCCGCCGCCGAAAAGGCTGCTGCAGCAGAGAAGGCCGCTGCCGCGGCTGCCGCTGAGGCCCCGGCCGGCGATGCTCCGGCAACGCCGTCCACCGGAACCCCAACACCGGCTGCCAAGCCCGGTGGAAGCATTCCGAAGCCGCCCGCCGCGCGTCCGGGCAACAACCCGTTCGCAAGCAACCAGGGCATGGGCCAGCGTCCGGCTGCTCCGCGTCCGGGCAACAACCCGTTCGCCAGCGCACAGGGCATGGGCCAACGCCCGACATCGCCGGTGCCCACCCCCAGTAACATTCCGCGTCCGGCGGCTCCGCGCCCCGGCGCACCCCGCCCGGGCGGACCCGGCCAGGGTCAGCGTCCGACCGGTTTCGGTCAGCGTCCCGGCGGCTTCCAGCGTCCCGGTGGTGCCCCCGGCGGCGCCGGTGGCGCTCGTCCCGGCTTCGCTCGTCCCGGTGGCGCACCCGGCGCAACCCCCGGCTTCGGCGCTCCGCGTCCGGCCGGTGGCGGCGGTGGCGGTCGTGGCCGCGGTCCCGGCGGTGGAACCGCTGGTGCATTCGGTCGCGGTGGCGGCAAGAGCAAGGCACGGAAGTCGAAGCGTACGAAGAGAGCAGAATTCGAACTGCGCGAAGCTCCGTCGCTGGGTGGCGTCAGCGTCCCCCGTGGCGATGGTGGAACCGTTGTTCGTCTGCGCCGCGGCGCATCGATCACTGACTTTGCCGACAAGATTGACGCGAGCCCCGGAAACCTCGTCACCGTGCTGTTCCACCTCGGTGAGATGGCCACGGCGACCGAGTCCCTCGATGAGGCGACATTCGACATTTTGGGTGAAGAACTGGGCTACAAGATCCAAATGGTTTCGCCCGAGGACGAGGACCGCGAGCTGCTGCTCGGCTTCGGTATCGACATCGACGAGGAACTCGCCGAAGAGACTGATGACGAGCTGAAGGCGCGTCCGCCGGTCGTCACCGTCATGGGTCACGTCGACCACGGTAAGACTCGACTGCTGGACGCCATCCGCAACTCGAAGGTTGTCGAAGGCGAAGCCGGTGGTATCACGCAGCACATCGGTGCGTACCAGGTTGTTGCCGAGCACGAGGGCATCGAACGCCCGATCACCTTCATTGACACCCCGGGCCACGAGGCGTTCACCGCCATGCGTGCACGTGGTGCCCAGGTGACCGACATCGCGATTCTCGTTGTCGCAGCAGATGATGGCATCATGCCGCAGACCATTGAAGCGTTGAACCACGCCCAGGCTGCAAACGTGCCGATCGTCGTCGCGGTCAACAAGATCGACAAGCCGGACGCCAACCCGCAGAAGGTGCGTCAGCAGCTCACCGAGTTCGGCCTCGTCGCCGAAGAATACGGCGGAGACGTCATGTTCGTCGACGTGTCGGCGCGGAACAACATCGGCATTCAAGAACTGCTCGATGCCGTTCTGCTCACCGCAGACGCCGGCCTCGACATGCGGGCCAACCCCGACAAGGATGCCCGCGGTGTGGCTATTGAAGCCAAGCTCGACAAGGGGCGCGGCGCGGTTGCAACCGTGCTCATCCAGTCGGGAACGCTGCGCGTCGGAGATGCCATCGTCGCGGGTACGGCTTACGGCCGCGTTCGTGCCATGGCCGATGAAAACGGCAACGCCGTGAAGGAAGCAACGCCGTCACGTCCGGTCCAGGTTCAGGGTCTCTCCAGCGTTCCCCGCGCCGGCGATACCTTCCTCGTCATCGAAGAAGACCGCACTGCCCGTCAGATCGCCGAGAAGCGCGAAGCTGCAGAGCGCAACGCCCTGCTCGCTCGCACTCGCAAGCGCATCAGCCTCGAAGACTTCACCCGTGCACTCGAAGAGGGCAAGGTCGAGTCGCTCAACCTCATCATCAAGGGTGACGTTTCCGGTGCCGTTGAGGCCCTGGAAGAGTCGCTGCTCAAGATCGAGGTCGATGACTCGGTCCAGCTGCGCATCATCCACCGTGGTGTCGGTGCCGTCACGGAGAGCGACGTCAACCTCGCGACCGTCGACAACGCCATCATCATCGGCTTCAACGTGCGTCCCGACACGAAGGCGCGCGAACGTGCGGCTCGTGAAGGCGTCGACGTGCGCTTCTACTCCGTCATCTACTCGGCACTCGAGGACATTGAGAACTCCCTCAAGGGAATGCTCAAGCCCGAGTACGAAGAGGTTCAGAGTGGTGTCGCCGAAATCCGCGAGGTCTTCTCCTCGTCGAAGTTCGGAAACGTCGCCGGTGTCATCGTTCGCTCCGGCACGATCACCCGAAACGCCAAGGCGCGAGTCATCCGCGACGGCATCGTCGTGGGCGACAACCTCGCCATCGAATCGCTGCGTCGCTTCAAGGACGATGTCACCGAGGTTCGCACGGACTTCGAATGTGGTATCGGCCTGGGCAAGTTCAACGACATCCAGATCGGCGACGAGATCGAGACCATCGAGCTCAAAGAGAAGCCCCGCGTCTAA
- a CDS encoding YlxR family protein has protein sequence MEAVRTCIGCRSRAPRSSLLRVVARESELVADETATLPGRGSWLHPSITCFHAAVKRHAFGRALRVSRPLDATQLENRLNWLMDN, from the coding sequence ATGGAAGCCGTTAGAACGTGCATTGGATGCCGTTCACGGGCCCCGCGGTCTTCACTTCTGAGGGTTGTGGCCCGGGAATCAGAACTTGTGGCAGATGAAACTGCCACACTCCCCGGGAGAGGTTCGTGGCTGCATCCGTCGATCACATGCTTTCACGCAGCGGTCAAGCGTCATGCTTTCGGGCGTGCGCTTCGCGTATCGCGTCCATTGGACGCGACACAACTAGAGAACAGGCTGAATTGGCTTATGGATAACTAA
- the nusA gene encoding transcription termination factor NusA, with translation MDIDLTVLRQMEREKEIPFEELVHIIEQAILTAYLKHTHPGEHTKQAAEEELGARVELDRKSGHVNIFVPEHDEEGNVVGEAIDNPDDFGRIAAFAAKQVINQRLRDIADDAVLGEFKGREGDIIAGIIQQGPNPRMIHVDLGTIEAILPPEEQVPGESYEHGQRIRVFVTSVARGMKGPQITVSRTHPSLVRKLFALEVPEIASGVVEIVSLAREAGHRTKIAVRATEPGVNAKGACIGELGQRVRAVTAELNNEKIDIVDFSSDLATFVASALSPAKVTSSYIIDEATKAVRALVPDYQLSLAIGKEGQNARLAAKLTGAKIDIQPDSILEDSE, from the coding sequence ATGGACATCGACCTCACTGTGCTGCGTCAGATGGAACGCGAAAAAGAGATTCCCTTTGAGGAACTCGTGCACATCATTGAGCAAGCGATTCTGACCGCCTACTTGAAGCACACCCACCCGGGTGAGCACACGAAGCAGGCTGCAGAAGAAGAGCTCGGAGCGCGAGTCGAACTCGACCGCAAGAGCGGGCATGTGAACATTTTCGTGCCCGAGCACGACGAAGAAGGCAACGTCGTCGGCGAGGCCATCGACAACCCGGATGACTTTGGACGGATCGCAGCTTTTGCGGCCAAGCAGGTCATCAATCAGCGTCTGCGCGACATCGCAGACGATGCGGTCCTCGGCGAATTCAAGGGCCGCGAGGGCGACATCATTGCTGGAATCATCCAGCAGGGTCCGAACCCGCGCATGATCCACGTGGACCTCGGCACAATTGAGGCGATCCTGCCGCCCGAGGAGCAGGTGCCGGGCGAGAGCTACGAGCATGGGCAGCGGATCCGTGTCTTTGTGACGAGCGTCGCCAGGGGAATGAAGGGGCCGCAGATCACCGTCTCGCGCACCCACCCGTCGCTCGTGCGCAAGCTGTTCGCTCTCGAGGTCCCTGAGATCGCCAGCGGCGTCGTCGAGATCGTGTCGTTGGCCCGCGAAGCTGGCCACCGCACCAAGATCGCCGTGCGTGCCACAGAGCCCGGCGTCAACGCCAAGGGTGCCTGCATCGGCGAGCTGGGTCAGCGCGTGCGCGCTGTGACCGCTGAGCTGAACAACGAGAAGATCGACATCGTCGACTTCTCGAGCGACCTCGCCACCTTCGTGGCCAGCGCGCTATCGCCGGCCAAGGTCACCAGTTCCTACATCATCGATGAGGCGACGAAGGCCGTTCGCGCACTCGTGCCGGACTACCAGCTGTCGCTCGCTATCGGTAAGGAAGGCCAGAATGCCCGTCTGGCGGCGAAGCTGACCGGCGCAAAGATCGATATTCAGCCCGACAGCATCCTCGAAGACTCCGAGTAG
- a CDS encoding alanine/glycine:cation symporter family protein gives MDALNDFIASAGDSLWTFVVLPVLVVLGLYFTARSGIVQFRLIPEMFRTLTDKTPTDENGKPQSVSAFQAFTISAASRVGVGNIAGVGTAIAIGGPGAIFWMWAMAFLGGAASFVESTLGQLYKVKDTDGFRGGPAYYMQHGLKARWMGIVFAVILILCFPLAFSSLQANTITATVSATIGTDAAAWVPWLVGGVLAVLTALVVFGGVRRIASVTQAVVPAMALLYLLLGLVIVAMNIDQLPGVFASIFTQAFGYNEVIGATLGTIIMTGVKRGMFSNEAGLGSAPNAGASAAVTHPVKQGLVQTLGVYFDTFLICTITAFIILVGTPDLVGATRGIGLTQNAVVGALGSWSSVLLSVIIFLLAFSSILGNYYYGESNIEFITRSKKALTSYRVLAVVVIFLGSIAGADLIWNTADGIMGLMALVNLTAIALLSGIAFKLLKDYTQQRRAGKNPVFTRDLLPGVTGIECWADEASVTGPIDIGTRLRENEKHQDHLHSPAN, from the coding sequence ATGGATGCCCTCAACGACTTCATCGCCTCCGCTGGCGACAGCCTCTGGACTTTCGTGGTCCTCCCCGTACTTGTCGTTCTGGGCCTCTACTTCACGGCGCGCTCCGGCATCGTGCAGTTTCGACTCATTCCGGAGATGTTTCGGACCCTGACTGACAAAACGCCGACAGATGAAAATGGCAAGCCGCAGTCGGTGTCGGCGTTCCAAGCGTTCACCATTTCGGCGGCATCTCGCGTGGGCGTCGGCAACATCGCCGGGGTTGGCACTGCGATCGCCATCGGTGGCCCGGGCGCCATTTTCTGGATGTGGGCGATGGCCTTCCTGGGCGGCGCGGCGTCCTTCGTTGAGTCGACCCTCGGCCAGCTGTACAAGGTGAAAGACACCGACGGCTTCCGCGGTGGTCCGGCCTATTACATGCAGCACGGCCTGAAGGCCCGGTGGATGGGCATTGTCTTCGCCGTCATCCTGATTCTCTGCTTTCCGCTCGCCTTCAGCTCCCTGCAGGCCAACACGATCACCGCAACCGTCTCGGCCACGATTGGCACGGATGCCGCAGCCTGGGTGCCCTGGTTGGTGGGCGGCGTGCTCGCCGTCCTGACCGCGCTCGTGGTCTTCGGTGGCGTGCGACGCATCGCATCCGTCACCCAAGCCGTGGTGCCCGCGATGGCGTTGCTCTATCTGCTGCTCGGTCTCGTGATCGTCGCCATGAACATTGACCAGCTGCCCGGGGTGTTCGCGTCGATCTTCACGCAGGCCTTCGGCTACAACGAGGTCATCGGCGCGACGCTCGGCACCATCATCATGACCGGCGTGAAGCGGGGAATGTTCTCGAACGAAGCCGGTCTCGGCTCCGCTCCGAATGCCGGTGCGAGTGCAGCGGTCACACACCCGGTCAAGCAAGGCCTTGTGCAGACACTCGGTGTCTACTTCGATACGTTCCTGATCTGCACCATCACAGCCTTCATCATCCTGGTGGGGACACCCGACCTGGTCGGCGCGACGCGAGGCATCGGGCTCACCCAGAACGCCGTCGTCGGCGCCCTCGGAAGCTGGTCAAGCGTGCTGCTGAGCGTGATCATCTTCTTGCTCGCGTTCAGTTCGATTCTCGGCAACTACTACTACGGCGAGTCGAACATCGAGTTCATCACGCGCAGTAAAAAGGCGCTCACCTCGTACCGCGTCCTCGCTGTGGTCGTGATCTTCCTCGGCTCAATCGCCGGCGCCGACCTCATCTGGAACACCGCCGACGGAATCATGGGGTTGATGGCACTGGTGAACCTCACGGCGATCGCGCTGCTCTCCGGCATTGCGTTCAAGCTCCTCAAGGACTACACCCAGCAGCGTCGGGCGGGTAAAAACCCTGTCTTCACGCGTGATCTGCTGCCCGGTGTGACGGGCATCGAGTGCTGGGCGGATGAGGCCTCGGTCACCGGTCCGATCGATATCGGCACGCGCCTTCGCGAGAACGAGAAGCACCAGGACCACCTGCACTCCCCGGCGAACTAA
- a CDS encoding proline--tRNA ligase: MPTRLSNYFLRTLREDPSDAEVTSHRLLVRAGYIRRQAPGIFAWLPLGLRVKGKIEAIIREEMAAAGAHEVHFPALLPREPYEVTGRWEEYGDALFRVKDRKGSDMLLAPTHEEAFTLLVKDLYNSYKDLPLSIYQIQDKYRDEARSRGGLLRGREFTMKDAYSFDHTDAGLDASYQAQRDAYERIFTRLGLEYVIVKADAGAMGGSKSEEFLHPTPVGEDTFVRSAGGYAANVEAFTTVAPPTRSSEKLTPAEVLDTPDSATIEALVERANSAHPRPDGRSWTAADTLKNVVLALTHPDGSRELVVVGLPGDREVDMKRVEVAFGPAEVEPANEADFARLDKLDGHPGLVKGYIGPWSADGAVLGEESTTGIRFLVDPRVVDGTGWITGANVHGKHVFGLVAGRDFQPDGTVEAAEVRAGDPAPDGSGPVELARGMEIGHVFQLGRKYAEALGLKVLDENGKLVTVTMGSYGIGVTRALAVIAELNNDAKGLIWPEAVSPFDVQVIATGRDEVVFDVSEIVVAAIEATGREVLYDDRRKVSPGVKFGDAELIGIPNLVIVGRGAADGIVEFWDRKTGEREQVAVADVAARLG, translated from the coding sequence GTGCCTACACGCCTCTCTAACTACTTCCTCCGTACCCTTCGCGAAGACCCCTCCGACGCCGAGGTGACCAGCCACCGCCTGCTCGTGCGGGCCGGTTACATCCGTCGCCAGGCCCCGGGCATTTTCGCGTGGCTGCCGCTTGGCCTGAGGGTCAAGGGCAAGATCGAGGCGATCATCCGTGAAGAGATGGCCGCTGCCGGCGCCCACGAAGTGCACTTCCCGGCGCTGCTGCCGCGCGAACCCTATGAGGTCACCGGACGCTGGGAAGAATACGGCGACGCCCTGTTTCGGGTCAAGGACCGTAAGGGCAGTGACATGCTGCTGGCGCCCACCCATGAGGAGGCTTTCACCCTGCTGGTGAAAGACCTCTACAACAGCTACAAAGATCTTCCCCTGTCGATCTACCAGATCCAGGACAAGTACCGCGACGAGGCCCGCTCACGCGGGGGCCTGCTGCGCGGCCGCGAGTTCACCATGAAGGATGCCTACTCCTTCGACCACACCGACGCGGGTCTCGACGCCAGCTACCAGGCGCAGCGCGACGCCTACGAGCGCATCTTCACGCGTCTCGGCCTCGAATACGTAATCGTCAAGGCGGATGCCGGCGCCATGGGCGGCTCGAAGAGCGAAGAGTTCCTGCACCCCACGCCCGTCGGCGAAGACACCTTCGTGCGCTCGGCTGGCGGTTACGCCGCCAACGTCGAAGCGTTCACGACGGTCGCCCCGCCGACGCGCAGCTCCGAGAAGCTGACCCCGGCCGAGGTGCTTGACACTCCGGATTCCGCGACCATTGAGGCGCTCGTGGAGCGGGCCAACAGCGCTCATCCGCGCCCGGACGGACGCTCCTGGACCGCTGCGGACACGCTCAAGAACGTCGTACTCGCGCTGACGCACCCCGATGGCAGCCGCGAGCTGGTTGTCGTGGGTCTGCCCGGTGACCGTGAGGTCGACATGAAGCGCGTCGAGGTTGCCTTCGGGCCGGCCGAGGTCGAACCGGCGAACGAAGCCGACTTCGCGCGTCTCGACAAGCTCGACGGCCACCCCGGCCTGGTCAAGGGCTACATCGGCCCGTGGTCTGCAGACGGCGCCGTGCTCGGGGAAGAATCCACCACCGGTATCCGTTTTCTCGTCGACCCGCGGGTCGTCGACGGTACCGGCTGGATCACCGGTGCCAATGTGCACGGAAAGCACGTCTTCGGCCTCGTCGCCGGTCGTGACTTCCAGCCGGATGGCACTGTCGAAGCCGCCGAGGTTCGTGCCGGCGACCCTGCCCCCGACGGCTCCGGTCCGGTCGAGCTCGCTCGGGGCATGGAGATTGGCCACGTTTTCCAGCTCGGCCGCAAGTATGCCGAGGCTCTGGGCCTCAAGGTGCTCGATGAGAACGGCAAGCTTGTGACCGTCACGATGGGTTCCTACGGCATCGGCGTGACCCGCGCTCTGGCCGTGATTGCTGAGCTCAACAACGACGCTAAGGGCCTGATCTGGCCCGAGGCCGTCTCGCCGTTCGACGTGCAGGTGATCGCGACCGGCCGCGACGAGGTTGTCTTTGACGTGTCAGAGATCGTCGTCGCCGCGATCGAGGCCACCGGCCGTGAGGTGCTCTACGACGACCGCCGCAAGGTGTCGCCCGGCGTGAAGTTCGGCGACGCCGAACTGATCGGCATCCCGAACCTCGTGATCGTGGGCCGCGGTGCGGCCGACGGCATCGTCGAGTTCTGGGACCGCAAGACGGGTGAGCGCGAGCAGGTCGCCGTCGCCGATGTCGCGGCGCGCCTCGGTTAG
- the ispG gene encoding flavodoxin-dependent (E)-4-hydroxy-3-methylbut-2-enyl-diphosphate synthase yields MAAINLGMPKVPEILAPRRVSRQIKVGKVLVGGNAQISVQSMTTTPTTNINATLQQIAELTASGCDIVRVAVPSRDDAEALPIIAKKSQIPVIADIHFQPNYVFAAIDAGCAAVRVNPGNIRKFDDQVGKIAAAAKAANVSLRIGVNAGSLEPTLLQKYGKATAEALVESAVWEASLFEEHDFHDFKISVKHNDPIVMVKAYRLLAERGDWPLHLGVTEAGPSFQGTIKSATAFGILLSEGIGDTIRVSLSAPPVEEIKVGLQILQSLNLRERKLEIVSCPSCGRAQVDVYKLANDVTDGLEGMTVPLRVAVMGCVVNGPGEAREADLGVASGNGKGQIFVKGQVIKTVPESEIVATLIEEANRLAAEMPASETSTGSPMVTVGAK; encoded by the coding sequence GTGGCTGCTATCAATTTGGGAATGCCCAAAGTCCCCGAGATCCTTGCTCCCCGTCGCGTCTCGCGCCAGATCAAGGTGGGCAAGGTGCTGGTCGGTGGAAACGCGCAGATCAGCGTTCAATCGATGACGACGACTCCGACGACGAACATTAACGCGACACTGCAGCAGATTGCCGAGCTGACGGCATCCGGCTGCGATATCGTGCGCGTTGCCGTGCCCAGCCGGGACGATGCCGAGGCCCTGCCGATCATCGCCAAGAAGAGCCAGATCCCGGTCATCGCCGACATCCACTTTCAGCCGAACTATGTCTTCGCGGCCATCGACGCCGGCTGTGCCGCCGTGCGTGTGAACCCGGGCAACATTCGTAAGTTCGACGATCAGGTCGGAAAGATCGCCGCGGCCGCGAAGGCCGCGAACGTGTCGCTCCGCATCGGCGTGAACGCTGGATCTCTCGAGCCGACCCTCCTGCAGAAGTACGGCAAGGCCACTGCGGAGGCTCTCGTCGAGAGTGCGGTCTGGGAGGCGAGCCTGTTCGAAGAACACGACTTCCACGACTTCAAGATCTCGGTCAAGCACAACGACCCGATCGTCATGGTCAAGGCCTATCGTCTGCTCGCCGAGCGCGGCGACTGGCCGTTGCACCTCGGTGTGACCGAGGCCGGCCCGTCGTTCCAGGGCACGATTAAGAGCGCGACGGCCTTTGGCATCCTGCTCTCCGAGGGCATCGGCGACACCATTCGCGTCTCGCTGTCGGCTCCGCCGGTCGAAGAGATCAAGGTGGGCCTGCAGATTCTGCAGTCGCTCAACCTGCGTGAGCGCAAGCTCGAAATCGTCTCGTGCCCGAGCTGCGGGCGCGCCCAAGTCGATGTCTACAAGCTCGCCAATGACGTGACCGACGGCCTCGAGGGCATGACGGTTCCGCTGCGCGTCGCTGTGATGGGTTGCGTCGTGAACGGGCCCGGCGAGGCGCGCGAAGCTGACCTCGGCGTGGCATCCGGAAACGGAAAGGGACAGATTTTCGTGAAGGGGCAGGTTATCAAGACCGTTCCGGAGTCTGAGATCGTGGCGACGCTGATCGAAGAAGCCAATCGGCTCGCCGCGGAGATGCCGGCCAGCGAGACGTCGACGGGCTCGCCGATGGTGACGGTGGGCGCGAAGTAG
- a CDS encoding alpha/beta fold hydrolase yields the protein MTDARAFRVPVTGGMLAGGIWDPAGSPTVVAIHGITATHLSWPFVARALNGIRVVAPDLRGRGRSNTLPGPWNLPRLADDVVAMMDAREIERAPILGHSMGAFVGVWLAHRHPDRVSSLTLIDGGLPIPRAAGGDPLALLGPAADRLRQTFATRAAYREFWKAHPAFAGDWSADVEAYVDYDLDGEEPLLTAATPIEAVAENIMELNGDGGYREALTALSLPIDFLWAPRGLLNEPTALYSPVIVSEYASLIPSLTVHAIDDVNHYTSIMSEHGASQVAAIVTARISH from the coding sequence ATGACTGATGCTCGCGCATTCCGGGTTCCGGTGACCGGTGGGATGCTGGCCGGCGGGATCTGGGACCCGGCAGGTTCGCCGACCGTCGTCGCCATCCACGGCATCACGGCCACGCACCTGAGCTGGCCCTTCGTCGCACGGGCGCTGAACGGCATCCGGGTCGTCGCCCCTGACCTCCGCGGTCGCGGGCGCAGCAACACGCTGCCCGGCCCGTGGAATCTGCCCCGTCTGGCCGACGATGTGGTGGCGATGATGGATGCTCGTGAGATCGAGCGCGCGCCGATCCTCGGCCATTCGATGGGCGCGTTCGTGGGCGTCTGGCTGGCGCATCGGCATCCGGACCGCGTCTCATCGCTCACTCTCATCGACGGAGGGCTCCCGATTCCTCGAGCTGCGGGAGGCGACCCGCTGGCGTTGCTGGGCCCGGCGGCCGACCGGCTCCGGCAGACCTTCGCGACCCGAGCGGCCTACCGAGAATTCTGGAAAGCCCACCCGGCATTCGCGGGCGACTGGTCGGCGGATGTCGAAGCCTACGTCGATTACGACCTCGACGGCGAGGAGCCGCTCCTGACCGCCGCGACGCCGATCGAGGCCGTCGCCGAAAATATCATGGAGTTGAACGGCGATGGCGGCTACCGTGAGGCGCTCACCGCGCTGAGCCTCCCCATCGACTTCCTCTGGGCCCCACGCGGCCTGCTCAACGAACCGACGGCGCTCTACAGTCCCGTCATCGTTTCGGAGTACGCCTCGCTCATCCCGAGTCTCACCGTGCATGCCATCGACGACGTGAATCACTACACGAGCATCATGTCTGAGCACGGTGCGTCGCAGGTCGCGGCCATCGTGACCGCACGAATTTCGCACTAA
- a CDS encoding 3-hydroxybutyrate dehydrogenase, translating to MSQLQGRTALITGGVSGIGEACARAFQAAGAHVTIADMNVAKAEALATELGGSVWPVDLSDTEALHDLTLHCDILVNNAGIQHVSPIHEFDPDRFALMLRIMLEAPFLLIRASLPGMYERGFGRIINISSVHGLRASPFKSAYVAAKHGLEGLSKVTALEGGPHGVTSNCINPTYVRTALVEAQLPDQARIHRMSEEDVVEKIMLAESVIKRLVEPDEVAALALWLAGPHAGMVTGASHVIDGGWTAR from the coding sequence ATGTCGCAATTACAGGGACGAACAGCGCTCATCACGGGGGGAGTCAGCGGCATCGGAGAAGCCTGTGCCCGCGCATTCCAGGCCGCCGGTGCCCACGTGACGATCGCCGACATGAACGTCGCGAAAGCCGAAGCGCTCGCCACGGAACTCGGGGGCTCGGTCTGGCCGGTTGACCTGTCCGACACCGAAGCGCTGCACGACCTCACGCTGCACTGCGACATTCTGGTCAACAATGCCGGCATTCAACATGTGAGCCCGATCCACGAGTTCGACCCCGACCGGTTCGCCCTCATGCTGCGCATCATGCTTGAGGCGCCGTTCCTGCTGATCCGTGCTTCGCTTCCCGGAATGTATGAGCGCGGCTTCGGCCGGATCATCAACATTTCCAGCGTGCATGGACTGCGCGCTTCCCCGTTCAAATCAGCCTATGTCGCGGCGAAGCATGGTCTCGAAGGGCTCTCGAAGGTGACCGCTCTCGAAGGTGGTCCGCACGGTGTGACCAGCAACTGCATCAACCCCACCTACGTACGCACGGCGTTGGTCGAAGCCCAGCTTCCCGACCAAGCCCGAATCCACAGGATGAGCGAGGAAGATGTCGTCGAGAAGATCATGCTGGCCGAGAGCGTGATCAAGAGGTTGGTGGAACCCGACGAAGTCGCGGCACTCGCGCTCTGGCTGGCCGGTCCGCACGCCGGAATGGTGACCGGCGCCAGCCACGTGATCGATGGAGGGTGGACGGCACGATGA